One genomic window of Mycolicibacterium neoaurum includes the following:
- a CDS encoding flavin-containing monooxygenase has protein sequence MQNTPRTAIIGAGISGLTTAKNLADAGVGYDCFESSDRVGGNWAFRNPNGHSSAYRSLHIDTSRDLLCFKDFPMDPSLPDYPHHSQIKDYLDDYTDAFGLREHIQFNTSVTRAHRFPGGGWRIDTSDGRSGTYDALVVANGHHWDPRFPDFPGEFTGEIIHSHAYIDPTEPLDLKGKRIVVVGIGNSAADLVSELSQKSWQNTVYLSTRSGAWVVPKYTFGMTADKIARTLPVIPLSWQRRAMRPVARWLFGNPENYGLPTPNHHFLEAHPTQSAELLMRLGAGDATAKVNIERLDGDTVHFVDGTSVQADVLIYATGYNITFPFFDPDFLSAPNNHLPLYKRMLKPGLDDLIFVGFAQALPTLFPFVECQARLASAYLAGTYRPPSIAEMHKTIAADERKYIGHFSDKPRHTQQVDYFDYERNMRTRELPAGARRAAKYGPVILTGRAPAASPRAS, from the coding sequence ATGCAGAACACACCCCGTACGGCCATCATCGGCGCCGGCATCAGCGGTCTGACCACCGCGAAGAACCTCGCTGACGCCGGTGTCGGCTACGACTGCTTCGAATCCTCTGACCGAGTGGGGGGAAACTGGGCGTTTCGCAACCCCAACGGGCACTCCAGCGCGTACCGCTCCCTGCACATCGACACCTCTCGGGATCTACTGTGCTTCAAGGATTTTCCGATGGACCCGAGCCTGCCCGACTATCCGCACCACTCCCAGATCAAGGACTATCTCGACGACTACACCGATGCATTCGGTCTGCGCGAGCACATCCAGTTCAACACCTCGGTCACCCGGGCCCACCGCTTTCCCGGCGGCGGGTGGCGCATCGACACCAGCGACGGGAGAAGCGGCACCTACGACGCGCTCGTGGTCGCCAACGGTCATCACTGGGATCCGCGTTTCCCGGATTTCCCCGGGGAGTTCACCGGCGAGATCATCCACTCCCACGCCTATATCGACCCCACCGAGCCGCTCGACCTGAAGGGCAAGCGCATCGTGGTCGTGGGGATCGGCAACTCGGCGGCCGATCTGGTCTCCGAGCTTTCCCAGAAGTCGTGGCAGAACACGGTGTACCTGTCGACGCGATCGGGCGCCTGGGTGGTACCGAAGTACACCTTCGGCATGACCGCCGACAAGATCGCACGCACGCTGCCGGTGATTCCGCTGTCCTGGCAACGTCGCGCCATGCGTCCGGTGGCCCGCTGGTTGTTCGGCAATCCCGAAAACTACGGCTTGCCCACGCCGAATCATCACTTCCTGGAGGCCCACCCGACGCAGTCCGCCGAGTTGCTCATGCGGCTGGGCGCCGGTGACGCGACCGCCAAGGTCAACATCGAACGACTCGACGGTGACACGGTGCACTTCGTCGATGGGACGTCGGTGCAGGCCGACGTGCTGATCTACGCCACCGGGTACAACATCACCTTCCCGTTCTTCGACCCGGACTTCCTCAGCGCTCCGAACAACCATCTGCCCCTGTACAAGCGCATGCTCAAGCCGGGCCTCGATGATCTGATCTTCGTCGGCTTCGCCCAGGCACTGCCCACGTTGTTCCCCTTCGTCGAATGCCAGGCCCGGCTCGCGTCGGCCTATCTGGCCGGGACGTATCGGCCGCCGTCCATCGCCGAGATGCACAAGACCATCGCCGCCGACGAGCGCAAGTACATCGGCCACTTCTCCGACAAGCCCCGGCACACCCAGCAGGTGGACTACTTCGACTACGAACGCAATATGCGCACCCGGGAGCTGCCCGCCGGGGCGCGGCGGGCAGCCAAATACGGACCGGTGATACTCACCGGTCGGGCACCCGCGGCCTCCCCCCGTGCCAGCTGA
- a CDS encoding TetR/AcrR family transcriptional regulator, producing MPADAAKATRRRNPGKPQPRGEHRRHRLLAVLAEHLEHQSLADISVAAVAEEAGLARSAFYFYFSSKNEAVTHLLGEIFDTQIDEASRVISRPGDPRVNLSESLHLAVQSWVTQRRRFLAMLDARDADPETREIWEAWLRRYEDFVAGYIDEHRSTAPIPSRELAHSLISLNALTLERHLRGTGLASAESVHAALEHIWVNAIYGEPTSTIDRSSR from the coding sequence GTGCCAGCTGACGCGGCCAAGGCCACCCGCCGGCGCAATCCCGGCAAGCCTCAACCACGTGGCGAGCATCGGCGCCATCGACTGTTGGCGGTGCTGGCCGAGCACTTGGAACACCAATCGTTGGCCGATATCTCGGTCGCCGCGGTGGCCGAGGAGGCCGGTTTGGCGCGTTCTGCGTTCTACTTCTATTTCAGCAGTAAGAACGAAGCGGTGACCCATCTACTGGGCGAGATCTTCGATACCCAGATCGACGAGGCCAGCAGGGTCATCAGCAGGCCTGGAGACCCACGGGTCAATCTGTCGGAATCACTGCACCTGGCTGTGCAATCGTGGGTGACCCAGCGCCGGCGATTCCTCGCGATGCTCGACGCCCGCGATGCCGATCCGGAGACGCGCGAGATCTGGGAAGCATGGCTACGGCGCTACGAAGATTTCGTCGCCGGCTATATCGACGAGCACCGATCCACGGCACCGATCCCGTCGCGCGAACTGGCCCACTCACTGATATCGCTGAATGCGCTGACGCTGGAACGCCATCTGCGCGGCACCGGGCTGGCGAGCGCCGAGTCGGTCCACGCGGCCCTGGAGCACATCTGGGTCAACGCGATATACGGCGAACCGACCTCGACGATCGATCGGAGTTCCCGATGA
- a CDS encoding alpha/beta hydrolase, with protein MSTARQIRIDTPDGGHLAAEHHRADSDDLTDTHGRPCVVMAHGVGATRDCGLDGFAAALVAAGADVIAFDYRHFAGSSGEPRQLVHLKRQIQDYHLAVGHARSLSGVDPDRIVVWGVSLSGGHVLRVAAEDHRIAGVISLTPAVDGAAAVRTMLGAHGPGHVMRLLRIGLADQLAALRHRPAVLAPIVGHPGEPAALCAPGAVDGMQAIAGPTWRNAIAARVLLRIGMYRPGAGAIRIACPVLMQIADGDRSAPPGAATSAATRARATVHHYPCDHFDVYPAAAHHDRVTEHQKAFLRRVLARRAVTVT; from the coding sequence ATGAGCACCGCACGGCAGATCCGCATCGACACACCCGACGGCGGACACCTGGCGGCCGAGCACCACCGCGCCGACAGCGATGACCTGACCGATACCCACGGGCGTCCGTGCGTCGTGATGGCGCACGGCGTCGGCGCCACCCGGGACTGCGGTCTCGACGGCTTCGCGGCGGCCCTGGTGGCCGCGGGCGCCGACGTGATCGCCTTCGACTATCGCCACTTCGCCGGATCCTCCGGTGAGCCAAGGCAACTCGTGCACCTGAAACGGCAGATCCAGGACTACCATCTTGCCGTCGGCCACGCCAGGTCACTGTCCGGGGTGGACCCGGACCGGATCGTGGTGTGGGGTGTCTCGCTGTCCGGCGGACACGTGTTGCGGGTCGCGGCCGAGGATCACCGGATCGCCGGCGTCATCAGCCTGACACCCGCAGTGGACGGTGCTGCGGCGGTGCGGACGATGCTCGGGGCGCACGGACCCGGCCACGTCATGCGGCTGTTACGGATCGGGCTCGCCGACCAACTGGCCGCACTACGCCACCGACCAGCAGTACTCGCGCCGATCGTCGGACACCCCGGTGAGCCCGCCGCACTGTGCGCCCCCGGCGCGGTGGACGGTATGCAGGCGATCGCCGGGCCCACCTGGCGCAATGCCATCGCGGCGCGGGTGCTCCTGCGGATCGGGATGTATCGCCCGGGTGCCGGCGCCATCCGCATCGCGTGTCCGGTGCTGATGCAGATCGCCGATGGTGACCGCAGCGCGCCCCCGGGAGCCGCGACGTCGGCCGCCACGCGGGCCCGCGCCACCGTGCATCACTACCCGTGCGACCACTTCGACGTCTACCCCGCTGCGGCACATCATGATCGCGTCACCGAACACCAGAAGGCGTTCCTGCGCCGGGTGCTGGCGCGGCGTGCCGTCACCGTTACCTGA
- a CDS encoding oxidoreductase family protein, with protein MTVIPHSVDHFSPSVISALLADVPGWDTVEVATLDATPVGTGQMASSYRLTLDYAVRPAGAPDTVIAKVSSTDPASRQMATGTGAYQREVLFYQHLLDMTTVRAPRCFAAHIADDLGTFVLLLEDMGPARTVEQIGGCTADEADLALAQAAALHAGSWGHARLAEHPWLGAGGVWNALAGHLPQIIDPWLERFGSHLGSEHVEAARQLARDVPAWLATLAELRCLWHGDFRLDNLLFDAQGGHTSIAVVDWQSVAAAPGVIDVSYLLGTSMAEAARAEHERALVTEYHRRLVALGVTDYDFERCWLEYRAHALYGLVLCIPVSLGVQNSERGDRMFAAMAARAAQQIVDNDSFTALRTLAG; from the coding sequence ATGACCGTCATCCCCCACTCCGTCGATCATTTCAGCCCGTCGGTGATATCGGCGCTGCTTGCCGATGTGCCCGGATGGGACACCGTCGAGGTCGCCACGCTGGACGCCACACCGGTCGGGACCGGTCAGATGGCCAGCAGTTATCGCTTGACACTCGACTACGCGGTGCGTCCGGCAGGCGCTCCGGACACCGTGATCGCCAAGGTGTCCAGCACCGACCCTGCCAGCCGTCAGATGGCGACCGGTACCGGCGCCTACCAGCGCGAGGTGTTGTTCTACCAACACCTTCTGGATATGACCACCGTGCGCGCACCACGATGCTTCGCCGCCCACATCGCCGACGACCTCGGTACCTTCGTGCTGCTTCTCGAAGACATGGGCCCGGCACGGACCGTCGAGCAGATCGGCGGCTGCACCGCCGATGAGGCGGATCTCGCGCTGGCTCAGGCTGCCGCACTGCATGCAGGCTCGTGGGGGCACGCCCGGCTGGCCGAGCACCCCTGGCTCGGCGCAGGCGGAGTGTGGAATGCCTTGGCCGGCCATCTCCCTCAGATCATCGACCCGTGGCTGGAGCGTTTCGGCTCCCACCTGGGATCCGAGCACGTCGAGGCGGCCCGGCAGCTGGCCCGGGACGTGCCGGCGTGGTTGGCAACGCTGGCCGAGCTCCGTTGCCTCTGGCACGGGGACTTCCGGCTGGACAATCTCCTGTTCGATGCGCAGGGCGGGCACACCTCGATCGCCGTCGTCGATTGGCAGAGCGTGGCCGCCGCACCCGGCGTGATCGACGTGTCGTATCTCCTGGGCACCTCGATGGCGGAGGCCGCGCGGGCCGAACACGAGCGCGCGTTGGTCACCGAGTATCACCGGCGGTTGGTGGCACTCGGCGTCACCGACTACGACTTCGAGCGGTGCTGGCTGGAATATCGTGCACACGCTCTGTACGGCCTGGTGTTGTGCATTCCGGTCTCGCTGGGAGTCCAGAACTCCGAACGCGGGGACCGGATGTTCGCCGCGATGGCGGCCAGGGCAGCACAACAGATCGTCGACAACGACAGCTTCACGGCGTTGCGCACGCTCGCCGGCTGA
- a CDS encoding protoporphyrinogen/coproporphyrinogen oxidase, with protein sequence MPTPQTSTDTDVIVIGAGPAGAAAARVLTAAGVHAVLLDREHAVGGRTRTDRKHGFAIDSGAIFVMGTYRRTRSAIAEAGRAHHMRRWLARTELRDARGRYPVRFDAPHTFLRVPQLRWTDRVRLVAGIAMLVLRRGPEPFDLQSLADDDNGETMEAWSRRMFGDRVHEYVVRPLMEPLTGADLSTISRSFLVALLRNAHRTRLTVPEDGLDRVTSWQLDDVDVRLNVHVESVRRESAGLAVHTADGVLTARAVIVATDAHTAAELCTDVLGAAELDALRRVQAIPLHHVAFGFRTDPWPDAGPDLVVPVGPGQHSDIGVLLGQRRRPGSAPEGGQVVSVYFDGPRSAELGDRELLTEARRIVTEVHGPAEPDITEIYRRAYGLSTAAPGHYRRMLALLARLPHDVQIAGDYLTQSGIEGAYIAGERAAREILGSLGAD encoded by the coding sequence ATGCCGACTCCCCAGACTTCGACCGATACCGACGTCATCGTCATCGGCGCGGGACCGGCGGGCGCCGCCGCCGCACGCGTGCTCACCGCCGCCGGCGTACACGCCGTGCTGCTGGACCGCGAGCATGCCGTCGGCGGCAGGACGCGCACCGACCGCAAACACGGATTCGCCATCGACTCCGGGGCCATCTTCGTGATGGGCACCTACCGACGCACCCGCAGCGCCATCGCCGAGGCCGGAAGGGCACACCACATGCGACGCTGGTTGGCGCGCACCGAATTGCGCGACGCACGCGGACGCTACCCGGTGCGTTTCGACGCGCCGCACACATTCCTGCGCGTACCCCAGCTTCGGTGGACGGATCGTGTTCGCCTCGTCGCGGGCATCGCCATGCTCGTGCTGCGCCGCGGGCCCGAGCCGTTCGATCTGCAATCGCTGGCCGATGACGACAACGGCGAGACCATGGAGGCATGGTCTCGCCGGATGTTCGGCGACCGTGTCCACGAGTATGTGGTCCGCCCCCTGATGGAACCGTTGACCGGTGCCGATCTGTCCACGATCTCGCGCTCGTTCCTGGTCGCGCTGCTGCGTAACGCACACCGCACCCGGCTGACAGTGCCCGAGGACGGATTGGATCGGGTCACCAGCTGGCAACTCGACGATGTCGACGTCCGGTTGAACGTTCATGTCGAGAGCGTGCGCCGTGAGTCTGCCGGTTTGGCGGTGCACACGGCGGACGGAGTTCTCACTGCCCGCGCGGTGATCGTCGCCACCGACGCACACACCGCCGCCGAGCTGTGCACCGATGTGCTCGGCGCGGCAGAGCTCGATGCCCTCCGACGGGTGCAGGCAATTCCGTTGCACCACGTGGCATTCGGCTTTCGCACCGATCCCTGGCCGGATGCCGGCCCCGACCTGGTCGTGCCGGTCGGTCCCGGCCAGCACTCCGATATCGGGGTCCTGCTGGGCCAACGACGCCGACCGGGCTCGGCGCCCGAGGGGGGCCAGGTGGTCAGCGTCTACTTCGATGGCCCGCGCTCAGCAGAGCTCGGCGACCGGGAACTGCTCACCGAGGCACGACGCATCGTGACCGAGGTGCACGGTCCCGCCGAACCCGATATCACCGAGATCTACCGCCGCGCATACGGTTTGTCGACCGCGGCTCCGGGTCACTACCGGCGGATGCTGGCCCTGCTGGCCCGGCTACCGCACGATGTCCAGATCGCCGGGGACTACCTGACGCAGTCCGGAATCGAGGGAGCCTACATCGCCGGTGAACGCGCCGCCCGCGAGATCCTGGGTTCGCTCGGGGCCGACTGA
- a CDS encoding HpcH/HpaI aldolase/citrate lyase family protein, translating to MTDLAERIGHARSALFVPGDRPARFAKALDSGADLVILDLEDAVAVEAKESARVAVSAFLDSSAEVVVRVNGTDTSWCADDLAALAQRRCAVMVPKAHSVDQLNRVSAVLPAGTALIPLIETGRGVAGAAALCGADSVVRAAFGSVDLGAELGVDPDSHTALQYARSAVVLASAVAGCAAPLDGVTTDLTEGDRLAADLEHAAILGFTGKMCIHPAQVHAVNRRFTPTDSELRWAERVVTAAAAGGACAVDGKMVDKPVVDRARGLLARAR from the coding sequence CTGACCGATCTCGCCGAGCGGATCGGTCACGCGCGCAGTGCGCTGTTCGTTCCCGGAGACCGCCCCGCCAGATTCGCCAAGGCACTCGACAGCGGCGCCGACCTGGTGATACTCGATCTCGAGGACGCCGTCGCCGTCGAGGCCAAGGAATCGGCGCGGGTGGCCGTGTCGGCCTTCCTGGACAGTAGCGCCGAGGTGGTGGTCCGGGTCAACGGCACCGACACCTCTTGGTGCGCAGATGATCTGGCGGCGCTGGCGCAGCGGCGCTGCGCGGTCATGGTTCCCAAGGCGCACAGCGTCGACCAGCTGAACAGGGTGTCCGCCGTATTGCCTGCCGGCACTGCCCTGATCCCGTTGATCGAGACCGGGCGGGGAGTTGCGGGTGCGGCGGCCCTGTGCGGTGCCGATTCGGTGGTTCGCGCCGCCTTCGGCAGTGTCGACCTCGGTGCCGAACTCGGGGTCGACCCCGACAGCCACACGGCATTGCAGTACGCGCGTAGCGCGGTGGTGCTCGCGTCGGCTGTCGCCGGATGCGCGGCGCCGCTGGACGGGGTGACCACCGATCTGACCGAAGGGGACAGGCTGGCTGCCGATCTGGAACACGCGGCCATCCTGGGTTTCACCGGAAAGATGTGTATTCACCCGGCGCAGGTCCACGCCGTCAATCGGCGCTTCACGCCGACAGATTCCGAGCTGCGCTGGGCCGAACGGGTGGTTACTGCCGCGGCGGCCGGTGGCGCGTGTGCGGTGGACGGAAAGATGGTCGACAAGCCGGTCGTGGACCGCGCGCGGGGTCTGCTGGCCCGCGCTCGCTGA
- a CDS encoding phytoene desaturase family protein codes for MTTSGETYDAVVIGAGAGGLFTAARLTKLGYRTLVVERLDKVGGRASTDDIDGFKVNNGAIVIEVGGITEETCREVGARFDIREPSPPILYRIAGKDVDVTGGGWGFLLGKLTRQGAKLVKGIGAARNDSGLPEDELSTADWVAKYTKNEGVHGIFRNMCASVFAVGSEDLPARVFLTYFTRKSAFKRFGFHPDGTIGIWRALADAVVDNGGQIWLSTPVTKIHTADGGTVTGIEVSRDGQSVRIDAPIVVSDIGPAGTVALLGEENVPPDYQDLVKKADRPTSMITVNFASQERLVDVPGMLSFAKSRRLAYVSNFTDVCPEMAPPGWNLYAGTAVPKNPTGDFDEAAETELLLQDLRDNIEDFDNRARILNIAVTRDDWPPQRAVAGYDLTHETPLTGLWNVGDGVKEYANGGTTACAETAKIVVDKIVAAHRPAVLS; via the coding sequence ATGACGACTTCGGGCGAGACATACGATGCCGTGGTGATCGGCGCCGGCGCAGGCGGCCTGTTCACCGCCGCGCGCCTGACCAAACTCGGCTACCGCACGCTGGTCGTCGAACGGCTCGACAAGGTGGGTGGCCGGGCCTCCACCGACGATATCGACGGCTTCAAGGTGAACAACGGGGCCATCGTGATCGAGGTGGGCGGCATCACCGAGGAAACCTGCCGAGAGGTGGGCGCCCGGTTCGACATCCGGGAGCCCTCGCCGCCGATCCTGTACCGCATCGCGGGCAAGGACGTCGATGTCACCGGTGGCGGCTGGGGTTTCCTGCTGGGCAAACTCACCCGCCAAGGGGCCAAACTGGTCAAGGGAATCGGTGCCGCGCGCAATGATTCCGGTCTGCCCGAAGATGAACTGTCGACCGCGGACTGGGTGGCCAAGTACACCAAGAACGAAGGCGTGCATGGCATCTTCCGCAACATGTGTGCCTCGGTCTTCGCTGTCGGCTCCGAAGATCTGCCCGCCCGGGTGTTCCTGACCTACTTCACCCGCAAGAGTGCCTTCAAGCGCTTCGGCTTCCATCCCGACGGCACCATCGGCATCTGGCGTGCACTGGCCGACGCGGTGGTCGACAATGGTGGGCAGATCTGGCTGTCGACACCGGTGACGAAGATCCACACCGCCGATGGCGGCACCGTCACCGGGATCGAGGTGAGTCGTGACGGGCAGTCGGTGCGCATCGATGCGCCGATCGTGGTCAGCGATATCGGGCCCGCGGGCACCGTCGCCCTGTTGGGCGAGGAGAACGTGCCGCCGGACTACCAGGATCTGGTGAAGAAGGCCGACCGGCCCACGTCGATGATCACGGTCAACTTCGCCAGTCAGGAACGCCTGGTCGATGTCCCCGGCATGCTGAGCTTCGCCAAATCGCGCAGACTGGCCTACGTCTCCAACTTCACCGATGTCTGCCCCGAGATGGCTCCGCCGGGGTGGAATCTGTACGCCGGGACCGCGGTGCCCAAGAATCCGACCGGTGACTTCGACGAGGCAGCCGAAACCGAGCTCCTGCTGCAGGACTTGCGGGACAACATCGAGGATTTCGACAACCGGGCCCGCATCCTCAACATCGCCGTCACCCGCGACGACTGGCCGCCGCAGCGCGCCGTTGCCGGTTACGACCTGACACATGAGACCCCGTTGACCGGACTGTGGAATGTCGGCGACGGCGTCAAGGAGTACGCCAACGGCGGGACCACGGCATGTGCCGAGACGGCAAAGATCGTCGTGGACAAGATCGTGGCCGCACACCGACCGGCGGTGCTGAGCTGA
- a CDS encoding acyl-CoA dehydrogenase family protein, which yields MSGLITDTEEHRAIRETVAGIAERYGSQYFLERGRKGEDIGELWKDLGAAGLLGVHLPEEYGGGGGGMAEAVVVVEELAAHGMPMLIWVISPAICGSILAHHGSDDMKRRWLPGIADGSQKMAFGLTEPDAGSNSHNVKTTARKTADGWVISGAKYYISAVDQCEAVLLVARDADHSTPEKSKLSLFVVPTDAKGFSIQQIDTSIVSPDKQFTVFLDEVEVGEDALIGQAGNGLRQVFDGLNPERILVGAICGGVGRYAIDKAVAYAKERNVWSTPIGAHQGVAHPLADSHIAVELSRLATALSAQQFDAGLPAGEASNIAKYSASEAALKALDQAIQTHGGNGLSHEYGLSELWFVTRLMRTAPVSREMVLNYVAQTSLGLPRSY from the coding sequence ATGAGTGGTTTGATCACCGATACCGAAGAACACCGCGCCATCCGGGAGACCGTCGCGGGCATCGCCGAACGCTATGGCTCGCAATACTTCTTGGAGCGCGGGCGTAAGGGCGAGGACATCGGGGAACTGTGGAAAGATCTCGGCGCGGCCGGTCTGCTCGGCGTGCACCTGCCCGAGGAGTACGGCGGCGGCGGGGGTGGTATGGCCGAGGCCGTGGTGGTGGTCGAGGAACTGGCCGCGCACGGTATGCCGATGCTGATCTGGGTCATCTCGCCCGCGATCTGTGGGTCCATCCTGGCCCACCACGGTTCGGATGATATGAAGCGGCGCTGGTTGCCCGGCATCGCCGACGGCAGTCAGAAGATGGCCTTCGGCCTGACCGAACCCGATGCCGGCTCCAACAGCCACAACGTCAAGACCACGGCCCGCAAAACGGCCGACGGTTGGGTGATCTCCGGTGCGAAGTACTACATCTCCGCGGTCGACCAGTGCGAGGCGGTCCTGCTGGTGGCGCGCGATGCCGATCACTCGACACCGGAGAAGTCCAAGCTGTCACTGTTCGTCGTGCCCACCGACGCCAAGGGCTTCAGCATCCAGCAGATCGACACCTCGATCGTGTCTCCGGACAAGCAGTTCACCGTCTTCCTCGACGAGGTGGAGGTGGGCGAGGACGCATTGATCGGTCAGGCCGGCAACGGTCTGCGGCAGGTGTTCGACGGCCTCAATCCCGAGCGGATCCTGGTCGGCGCGATCTGTGGCGGCGTCGGTCGGTATGCGATCGACAAGGCGGTGGCCTACGCGAAGGAACGCAACGTGTGGTCGACACCGATCGGTGCACACCAGGGCGTGGCCCACCCGTTGGCCGATAGTCACATCGCCGTCGAGCTGAGCCGGCTGGCCACGGCGCTGAGCGCACAGCAATTCGACGCCGGCTTGCCGGCTGGCGAGGCATCCAACATCGCGAAGTACTCGGCATCCGAGGCCGCCCTGAAGGCACTGGACCAGGCGATCCAAACCCACGGCGGTAACGGGCTGTCCCACGAGTACGGCCTCTCGGAGCTGTGGTTCGTCACCCGGCTTATGCGCACCGCACCGGTCAGTCGCGAGATGGTGCTCAACTACGTTGCCCAGACCTCGCTGGGACTGCCGCGTTCGTACTGA